The following coding sequences lie in one Thermoanaerobaculia bacterium genomic window:
- a CDS encoding C25 family cysteine peptidase, which translates to MYRIVLYLACSASIYAASITVPVSHFLEQGTPAARTLPGAPAIPEIRGTVVLPPGSDLSSLSVSLLSPVIEAAVEAEFTTAGPILVPGHPERAIWKPKEAADPSNSPVWFRIDSTGYLGPLPIVSLRIYPYQASGNTVSRLVGGTLVFSCKSGKTMAGPLPPHAGIVLEHAVNGIEARRWFPARSEGSHLLILTTNRVFEGTRQLPTYILALRASGWVVTPVGVESFAGDREGQARAAAIREYIRARVVEGVTHVLLIGDPNPLTGDLPMRYAYPLPEDPSHAVPTDLYYADLSGNWDLDGDGYEGTYGLDTFAGGVDLYPEVIVGRIPVYRSQVEQLDGYLRRILYFRSHIQGTDRTFLLPDSIPFLPNEMGLGEPMTDGAELGEEFSRDVLDPVGTPYWKMYEKGGIAPSPYECDFPITEANVVAAWKMGASGVLYYGHGGQDIVVRTLWDHDDGDGRPEADQGEIAQHAFFASGNSWDINPTMPSFVFGVACNNGTPENENNLAASMLRTGAIGTFGATRWAAVIGWETDFVEHCTAPGIGFRTMKNLVLEGMDAGTALLMAKSDPAADRSHSYWWANLYDYNLYGDPTVTFYGGDLSQSFPEPGIYWSRVEPEVVPPCGGEIHLTLRGSSSNQTLSFGNPVSEARAFPPANISLQTVTETRDNQYHASINADLSSNLPGTILLPVTLGSTTIDLPIQIASASVSDPAGDFGGAPEMGSADIVQISLGEAGTEVLLDLDVASPLLPVSFFQGEDFYAAVWWLDTLGDGQIDMSVRYYMYQGTEWAILTTEPYNDSIIEVPFIRKTSGVTVRVPTIDFLSRGDSLCAQGSAYAITFNYGDNYEELGSWACLCLGDSPPPKADRMAGGRIVSD; encoded by the coding sequence ATGTATCGAATCGTTCTTTATCTGGCCTGTTCAGCATCTATCTACGCCGCATCGATTACCGTTCCCGTGAGCCATTTTCTGGAACAGGGAACTCCCGCCGCCCGGACCCTTCCCGGCGCCCCCGCCATTCCGGAAATCCGGGGGACCGTTGTTCTACCTCCCGGATCCGATCTGTCCAGCCTGAGCGTGAGTCTCCTCTCCCCCGTCATTGAAGCGGCGGTGGAGGCTGAATTCACGACAGCCGGTCCGATCCTGGTTCCGGGTCATCCCGAACGGGCCATCTGGAAACCGAAGGAGGCGGCAGACCCATCAAATTCCCCTGTATGGTTTCGCATTGATTCGACCGGATACCTTGGCCCCCTTCCCATTGTCTCCCTGCGAATCTACCCCTATCAGGCTTCAGGAAATACCGTTTCACGCCTGGTAGGCGGGACCCTGGTCTTTTCCTGTAAATCCGGAAAGACCATGGCGGGCCCTCTTCCCCCTCACGCGGGGATAGTCCTGGAACACGCGGTAAACGGGATCGAAGCCAGGCGGTGGTTTCCCGCGCGGAGCGAGGGGAGCCATCTTTTGATCCTCACAACCAACCGGGTCTTTGAAGGGACCCGACAGCTTCCGACCTATATTCTGGCCCTCCGGGCCAGCGGATGGGTCGTGACCCCGGTAGGGGTCGAATCCTTTGCAGGCGATCGGGAAGGCCAGGCCCGCGCCGCGGCCATCCGGGAGTATATCCGTGCCAGGGTGGTTGAGGGTGTGACCCATGTCCTGCTGATCGGGGATCCCAACCCCCTGACGGGAGACCTTCCCATGCGGTATGCCTACCCCCTCCCCGAGGACCCTTCCCATGCCGTTCCCACTGACCTTTACTATGCCGATCTTTCCGGGAACTGGGATCTCGACGGAGACGGGTACGAGGGAACGTACGGGCTGGACACCTTTGCCGGAGGTGTCGATCTCTATCCGGAAGTGATCGTGGGCCGGATTCCGGTCTACCGCTCCCAGGTCGAGCAGCTTGACGGATACCTCCGCAGAATTCTGTACTTTCGAAGTCACATCCAGGGAACCGACCGGACCTTCCTCCTTCCCGATTCGATCCCCTTCCTTCCCAACGAAATGGGACTGGGCGAGCCCATGACCGATGGAGCGGAGCTGGGGGAAGAGTTTTCCCGGGACGTCCTGGATCCCGTGGGTACCCCCTACTGGAAGATGTACGAAAAGGGTGGAATTGCCCCGAGTCCATATGAGTGTGACTTTCCGATCACGGAGGCCAACGTGGTGGCTGCATGGAAGATGGGAGCTTCCGGCGTTCTCTACTACGGCCACGGCGGGCAAGATATCGTCGTCCGAACCCTCTGGGACCACGACGATGGCGACGGCCGTCCCGAAGCTGATCAGGGAGAAATTGCCCAGCACGCCTTCTTTGCCTCCGGGAATTCATGGGACATCAACCCCACGATGCCCTCCTTCGTCTTCGGTGTGGCCTGCAACAACGGTACGCCGGAAAACGAGAATAACCTCGCCGCCTCCATGCTGCGCACGGGCGCCATCGGTACCTTCGGGGCCACGCGCTGGGCTGCGGTCATCGGGTGGGAAACCGACTTCGTGGAACACTGCACCGCCCCCGGGATCGGCTTCCGTACAATGAAAAACCTTGTTTTGGAAGGAATGGATGCCGGTACCGCTCTGTTGATGGCCAAGTCCGATCCTGCGGCCGATCGAAGCCACAGTTACTGGTGGGCCAACCTCTATGATTACAACCTCTACGGGGATCCGACGGTCACCTTTTACGGCGGAGACCTGTCCCAGTCCTTTCCCGAACCCGGGATCTACTGGAGCCGGGTGGAGCCGGAAGTCGTGCCCCCCTGCGGCGGCGAAATCCATCTGACCCTGCGAGGATCCTCATCGAACCAGACCCTCTCCTTCGGGAATCCGGTTTCAGAAGCAAGGGCCTTTCCCCCGGCGAACATTTCTCTCCAGACTGTGACGGAAACCCGGGACAATCAGTACCATGCCTCGATCAATGCCGATCTATCCTCAAATCTGCCGGGAACGATTCTTCTTCCCGTGACCCTTGGTTCCACGACGATCGATCTTCCAATTCAAATCGCATCCGCCAGCGTATCCGATCCGGCCGGTGATTTCGGTGGAGCTCCCGAAATGGGGTCTGCCGACATCGTGCAGATTTCCCTCGGGGAGGCGGGAACCGAGGTCCTGCTGGATCTCGATGTGGCCTCTCCGCTTTTACCCGTGAGCTTCTTCCAGGGGGAGGATTTCTACGCGGCCGTTTGGTGGCTGGACACCCTGGGAGACGGTCAGATCGACATGAGCGTCCGGTATTACATGTATCAGGGAACGGAGTGGGCCATCCTGACCACAGAACCGTACAACGACTCCATAATTGAGGTTCCCTTCATCCGAAAGACCTCCGGTGTCACGGTCCGGGTTCCCACGATTGATTTCCTGAGCCGGGGAGACAGCCTCTGCGCACAGGGATCCGCCTATGCGATCACCTTTAATTACGGAGATAACTACGAAGAGCTGGGTTCGTGGGCCTGTCTGTGCCTGGGCGATTCTCCCCCTCCCAAGGCGGACCGGATGGCGGGAGGCCGGATTGTGTCAGATTAA
- a CDS encoding C-GCAxxG-C-C family protein: protein MSREEQAVMRFNEGFSCAQAVFSVFTDPEEIDPAVVMKIASAFGGGMGRMGETCGAVTGALMALGIQGGPSIQEDIEAKEITYSRVQSLAERFRALHGTLECKNLLGCSLLTPEGREEADRRNLHETLCTKLVRDAVRIVEELLSES, encoded by the coding sequence ATGTCCCGAGAAGAGCAGGCAGTGATGAGATTCAATGAAGGGTTTTCCTGCGCGCAGGCTGTCTTTTCCGTCTTTACGGATCCTGAGGAGATCGACCCCGCGGTTGTGATGAAAATCGCGTCGGCCTTTGGCGGTGGAATGGGGCGAATGGGAGAGACCTGTGGAGCTGTGACCGGAGCCCTTATGGCACTGGGCATTCAGGGGGGACCTTCTATACAGGAAGATATTGAAGCAAAAGAGATCACCTATTCACGGGTCCAGTCCCTTGCCGAGCGGTTTCGCGCCCTGCATGGAACCCTGGAGTGTAAAAACCTGCTGGGATGCTCTCTTCTTACACCCGAAGGCCGGGAGGAGGCCGACCGCCGCAATCTCCATGAAACTCTCTGTACGAAACTTGTCCGGGACGCTGTCCGCATCGTGGAAGAGCTTCTCTCTGAATCGTAG
- a CDS encoding SpoIID/LytB domain-containing protein codes for MRWFLLFGSILFSLLPSILIGGMDLKIRDAHTGEGLPARVLVNGLQEYETDTGILQVEPEHSPFTLRIESVGYKSLGAEFLCEKEEDLPVTFWLDPVEPYRTYFPEIETGVDDQAFLCGRVMDDRTLKALSGATVEVEEYGISMQTGPEGIFSLYVPAETLESDRAFPTLTLRVRLEGYASLERTFLPAAGTTRFLLDLHPVGPYSADILDHKFLAPLQDQEEGQIPPSPEKIQRQPAFPLYTPVSRSSGMAPLLISKDPPSTIRVGTSCSCTSCASVDVVSMETYVQRGLNDEWISSWSQHSLRSGAVAYRSYGAYYVEHPISGTYDICSTTCCQVYDTDTATSTNTAGARTAGILLQRGGLTFRSEYSAENNAWDDPNDGLNCSNGDLSCGDGYAGSPSTSWPCLSDSLCAGHGCFGHGRGMCQWGTQRWALTGGRLFNWITNHYYNASGSGTGYRTAQMTAPFELPSAAPNPSEVEAGSSFTIQASADNLADLSHDWILIGASIYSPSTGYISDPPGDTAVSLVPGLQSTSRPFAVPAGTPEGSYDLITSLWLDTDENGAITGDDLALISRTDTGVLSVVPPVAGTCDDPYIFDPLPATRSGSTSGGDQFLDTVNCASTRDLSGPERVYEFTLSSMGTLQATLTPSDPLDLYLLQTCDPYTCQGWADSSLTLSGLPAGTYLLVVDGPSAGSYDLSVTFTPGDSIRPRTVQSLRADKTGGKVHLSWDPVTEDVLDHPEVIDHSDIWRGTGPSGLAPYDVGLATSYDDDVLTDGISYYYRASPVDNSGNRAYLCPEQTLDDPDAVYTGTWSESSTQPDVYGSACHRITSAGAGDVTARYRLSNICDGPYTLYLWHPASADQCNAVPYLIQTSGGPVLASVDLTSNGGLWVPVGAYDLSSPASEVTLSDLDCPAVSFIVADGLRAVPELPTEVIMDEDQANFTGTWSLSYHSEGYDGDYAWQSTGGTGADYARWIPILWERDLYDIYVWYRSGTNRTTVAPYTVVTADGPETVLVDQSQNGSQWVYLGSWILNPESVSISVSDDAPSGKVVIADAVRFVRP; via the coding sequence ATGAGATGGTTTCTTCTTTTCGGGTCGATTCTCTTCTCTCTTCTTCCCTCAATCCTCATCGGGGGAATGGATCTGAAGATCCGTGACGCCCATACGGGAGAAGGCCTTCCGGCCCGTGTGCTTGTGAATGGATTGCAGGAGTACGAAACGGATACGGGCATTTTGCAGGTGGAACCGGAACATTCCCCTTTCACCCTTCGAATCGAATCGGTCGGATATAAGAGTCTCGGAGCCGAATTCCTTTGTGAAAAGGAAGAAGATCTTCCCGTGACCTTCTGGCTGGACCCGGTCGAACCCTATCGTACTTACTTTCCGGAAATCGAAACCGGTGTTGACGACCAGGCCTTCCTCTGCGGCCGGGTCATGGATGACAGGACCCTGAAGGCGCTCTCCGGGGCCACAGTCGAGGTGGAAGAGTACGGGATCTCCATGCAGACCGGTCCGGAAGGAATCTTTTCACTCTATGTCCCGGCGGAAACTCTTGAATCAGATCGAGCTTTCCCGACCCTTACCCTGCGTGTCCGGCTTGAAGGGTACGCATCACTGGAGCGAACCTTCCTTCCTGCAGCCGGAACCACCCGGTTTCTCCTGGATCTCCATCCTGTAGGACCGTACTCCGCAGATATCCTGGACCATAAATTTCTGGCGCCTCTTCAGGACCAGGAAGAGGGTCAGATTCCGCCCTCACCTGAGAAAATACAAAGACAGCCTGCTTTTCCGTTGTACACACCGGTATCCCGAAGTTCCGGCATGGCTCCCCTGCTCATTTCCAAGGATCCGCCCTCCACGATCCGGGTGGGGACTTCATGCTCCTGTACCTCCTGCGCCTCCGTCGATGTCGTCTCCATGGAAACCTACGTTCAGCGGGGCCTCAACGACGAGTGGATCTCCTCCTGGTCCCAGCACTCCCTCCGATCGGGTGCCGTGGCTTACCGCTCCTATGGTGCCTACTACGTGGAGCATCCGATTTCCGGAACCTATGACATCTGCAGCACCACCTGCTGTCAGGTCTACGATACCGATACCGCCACATCCACCAATACGGCGGGAGCCAGAACGGCCGGGATCCTCCTCCAGCGGGGCGGGTTGACGTTCCGGTCGGAATACTCTGCAGAAAACAACGCATGGGATGACCCGAATGACGGTCTGAACTGCTCCAACGGCGACTTATCCTGCGGAGACGGCTATGCGGGAAGCCCTTCGACATCCTGGCCCTGCCTCTCCGACTCCCTCTGCGCGGGCCACGGCTGTTTCGGGCACGGACGGGGGATGTGTCAATGGGGAACCCAGCGCTGGGCTCTCACCGGCGGCCGTCTCTTCAACTGGATCACCAACCACTATTACAACGCCAGCGGCTCCGGCACGGGATACCGTACTGCGCAGATGACCGCCCCCTTCGAACTTCCTTCGGCCGCCCCAAATCCCTCGGAAGTGGAAGCGGGAAGCTCCTTCACGATCCAGGCCTCGGCCGACAACCTGGCCGATCTCTCCCATGACTGGATCCTGATCGGGGCCAGCATCTATTCCCCGTCCACCGGGTACATCAGCGATCCTCCCGGAGATACGGCCGTTTCCCTCGTTCCGGGGCTCCAGTCCACCAGCCGTCCCTTTGCCGTCCCGGCGGGAACGCCGGAAGGCTCCTACGATCTCATCACCTCCCTCTGGCTCGACACCGATGAGAACGGTGCGATTACCGGGGACGACCTGGCCTTGATTTCCCGGACCGACACCGGCGTGCTGTCCGTAGTTCCTCCCGTCGCGGGAACCTGTGACGATCCCTACATTTTCGATCCCTTACCCGCGACGCGTTCCGGATCCACCTCAGGGGGTGATCAGTTCCTGGACACGGTCAACTGCGCCTCGACCCGGGACCTGTCAGGACCCGAGCGGGTTTACGAATTCACCCTTTCATCCATGGGAACCCTCCAGGCGACCCTTACCCCATCGGATCCATTGGATCTTTACCTTCTTCAAACCTGCGATCCTTACACGTGCCAGGGGTGGGCTGACAGCTCTCTGACGCTTTCCGGCCTGCCCGCCGGGACTTACCTGCTGGTCGTCGATGGACCGTCCGCAGGCTCGTACGATCTCTCCGTCACCTTCACGCCCGGAGACTCGATCCGCCCGAGAACGGTTCAATCGCTCCGGGCCGACAAGACGGGAGGAAAGGTTCACCTGTCCTGGGATCCCGTTACGGAGGATGTCCTGGATCATCCGGAGGTGATCGACCATTCCGACATCTGGCGCGGAACGGGCCCGAGCGGTCTTGCCCCTTACGATGTGGGACTGGCCACAAGCTATGACGACGATGTTCTCACGGATGGAATTTCCTACTATTACCGGGCCAGCCCCGTGGACAATTCCGGAAACCGGGCCTACCTATGCCCGGAGCAGACCCTGGATGACCCTGATGCCGTGTATACCGGGACGTGGTCCGAAAGTTCGACTCAGCCCGATGTTTACGGCTCTGCCTGCCATCGAATTACTTCTGCCGGAGCGGGTGACGTAACGGCTCGATATCGCCTTTCAAACATCTGCGACGGACCCTACACCCTCTACCTATGGCACCCGGCTTCGGCGGATCAATGCAATGCGGTTCCCTACTTGATCCAGACATCGGGAGGTCCCGTTCTTGCCTCTGTGGACCTGACCTCGAACGGAGGTCTCTGGGTGCCCGTGGGAGCGTATGATCTTTCCTCCCCTGCAAGTGAGGTGACTCTCTCCGACCTGGACTGTCCGGCCGTCTCCTTCATCGTGGCTGACGGTCTCCGGGCCGTACCCGAATTACCGACTGAGGTCATCATGGATGAGGATCAGGCCAACTTTACCGGAACCTGGAGCCTTTCCTACCATTCGGAAGGGTACGACGGGGACTACGCCTGGCAGTCCACGGGTGGCACCGGCGCCGATTATGCCCGATGGATTCCCATTCTCTGGGAGAGGGACCTCTACGACATCTATGTATGGTATCGATCCGGTACCAACCGGACGACTGTGGCTCCATATACCGTAGTGACCGCCGACGGTCCCGAAACCGTACTCGTCGATCAGAGCCAGAACGGGAGCCAGTGGGTCTACCTGGGCTCCTGGATCCTGAACCCCGAATCCGTTTCCATTTCGGTGTCCGATGACGCTCCGTCAGGCAAGGTCGTTATTGCCGACGCCGTGCGTTTTGTCCGCCCATGA
- a CDS encoding thrombospondin type 3 repeat-containing protein, with protein sequence MLHSIKFTGLEKVRFILLVSFIMQFGLSGLRVALLAGDYSDVLYSASGYSDNNQYPYIDNEPGFSETDNPYLVKDINTQFGQVNSEPRDITEVNGIVYFSAFTPDYGRELWKSDGTSEGTLFVKDVEPGLDSSSIALLTDVNGTLYFRADGDELWKSDGTPDGTVQLLDFGPTKAVKINKLINYNGTLFFTATDGIHGVELWTSDGTPEGTSLFLDINPGSASSVTGYFAIMNNILYFSATDGIAGTELWRSDGTIVGTFMVKDILPGSSSSDPRNLTAINGTLYFSAGFTSSTDYEFWKSDGTDAGTVLVKEINIFGGSSGPAYFTDLNGIIMFTADDGFYGRELWRSDGTETGTWMVVDIDPGTMIPASPTNLTVSNGKLYFVDSDSIHGKELWVSDGTAPGTFMVKDIYPDGTSSTPSYLTDLNGTLYFQANDGVHNKEIWRSDGTEAGTYLFIDLNPGDTVYPPAYLTSVDGILFFQGDDGLYGSELWKSDGTVPGTVLVKNINSGTTPSRPRDFVTMESTVYFSANDTTHGEELWKSDGTSEGTMIVKDIAFGSASSSVTCVPPVGGFLYCSADDGIHGSELWKSDGTEEGTVQVKDINPGSSGSKPDYFVGIGDTVYFSAADDTHGNELWKSNGTPESTIMVKDISDELYGSQPAYMAALNGILYFLAVHPDSGWEMWRSDGTEAGTYLLKDIYPGTAGAFPNFPDDPVVVSGYIYFYANDGIHGYELWKSDGTPDGTTMVKDINPGIGESYLEELTGCNGILYFAGYNGSYGGILFKSDGTDEGTIILKNFFEGDPLAKWPRHLTCVNDVLYFQAGTGLYGIELWKSDGTPEGTDLVADINPGSSNSYPFSLANVNGTLYFSAQDPLYDGELRRSDGSAENTVRLGDICEGGCSSDGEWITPIGNRFLFSAYKPDTGVELWAYIWDADSDLIADHKDNCPEIANPGQEDNDLDGLGDLCDPDDDNDSVPDESDCAPFNIHAWYLPSEDISNFKIDKSTEDNFVWTVPDSTTWGSEPASTFIDILGSLSPSDFSSADILQLNLPVTTTSATIEAGDEDPYFYLVRIRNKCGSFIP encoded by the coding sequence ATGCTACATTCCATCAAATTCACCGGGTTGGAAAAGGTGCGGTTTATTCTTTTGGTTTCATTCATCATGCAGTTTGGACTGTCAGGACTTCGTGTTGCACTGCTTGCCGGCGATTACAGCGATGTTCTTTATTCAGCATCAGGATACTCAGACAATAATCAATATCCTTACATCGACAACGAACCGGGATTCAGCGAAACGGATAATCCCTATCTTGTGAAGGATATCAACACACAATTTGGACAGGTGAACTCCGAACCGCGAGACATTACAGAGGTCAATGGAATCGTCTATTTTTCTGCCTTTACACCTGATTATGGAAGAGAGCTCTGGAAAAGTGATGGAACTTCCGAAGGAACGTTATTCGTAAAGGACGTCGAACCCGGCCTCGATTCTTCAAGCATTGCTCTATTGACCGACGTAAATGGAACTCTATATTTCAGAGCGGATGGCGATGAACTCTGGAAAAGCGACGGGACCCCGGACGGAACTGTGCAGCTCCTGGATTTCGGTCCAACGAAGGCAGTGAAAATAAACAAATTGATCAACTATAACGGAACCCTATTCTTTACTGCCACGGACGGAATCCACGGCGTGGAACTCTGGACCAGTGACGGCACACCGGAAGGAACCTCCCTCTTTCTGGATATCAACCCGGGATCCGCATCCTCCGTGACGGGCTATTTTGCGATAATGAATAATATCCTCTACTTCTCCGCAACAGATGGAATCGCAGGAACCGAACTGTGGCGGAGTGACGGCACAATCGTTGGAACTTTCATGGTTAAAGATATCCTGCCGGGCTCCAGCAGTTCAGATCCTAGAAACCTCACGGCAATCAATGGAACCCTTTACTTCAGCGCTGGATTTACCAGCTCGACAGACTACGAATTCTGGAAAAGTGATGGAACCGATGCCGGTACGGTGCTCGTAAAGGAAATCAATATCTTCGGGGGAAGTTCCGGTCCTGCATATTTCACGGATTTGAATGGAATCATCATGTTTACAGCAGATGATGGATTTTATGGCCGTGAGCTCTGGAGAAGCGATGGAACCGAAACGGGGACCTGGATGGTAGTGGATATCGATCCGGGTACGATGATACCTGCTTCACCAACAAATCTTACGGTATCAAATGGAAAGTTGTACTTTGTAGACAGCGACAGCATTCATGGAAAAGAGCTCTGGGTTTCCGATGGCACCGCTCCCGGAACCTTTATGGTGAAGGATATATATCCGGATGGAACCTCATCAACCCCCTCGTACCTTACCGATCTGAACGGGACTCTCTACTTTCAGGCCAATGACGGAGTTCATAACAAGGAAATCTGGAGAAGCGACGGAACGGAAGCTGGAACCTACCTTTTCATAGACTTAAATCCTGGAGATACTGTCTATCCTCCAGCCTATCTCACTTCAGTCGATGGGATTCTCTTTTTTCAGGGGGATGATGGTTTATATGGATCGGAACTCTGGAAGAGTGACGGGACAGTGCCAGGAACTGTACTTGTGAAAAATATTAATTCCGGTACCACGCCTTCCCGGCCCCGTGACTTTGTCACGATGGAAAGCACAGTCTATTTCTCCGCCAATGACACCACCCACGGGGAAGAGCTCTGGAAAAGCGACGGTACATCCGAAGGAACAATGATTGTCAAAGACATTGCTTTCGGAAGCGCTTCGTCTTCTGTGACCTGCGTTCCTCCAGTTGGTGGTTTTCTCTATTGTTCCGCGGATGACGGAATTCATGGCTCAGAGCTCTGGAAATCTGATGGAACCGAAGAGGGGACGGTTCAGGTAAAGGATATCAACCCGGGCTCCAGTGGCTCCAAGCCGGACTATTTTGTCGGGATCGGTGATACGGTTTATTTTAGTGCGGCCGACGATACGCATGGAAATGAGCTCTGGAAAAGTAATGGAACGCCAGAGAGTACGATCATGGTGAAGGATATTTCCGATGAACTCTATGGCAGTCAACCTGCATATATGGCTGCACTGAATGGAATCCTCTATTTTTTAGCGGTCCATCCGGATTCCGGATGGGAGATGTGGAGGAGCGATGGAACCGAAGCAGGAACCTATCTGCTCAAGGATATTTATCCAGGAACCGCAGGTGCCTTTCCTAACTTTCCAGACGATCCGGTCGTAGTTTCTGGATATATTTACTTTTATGCCAATGATGGGATTCATGGCTATGAACTCTGGAAAAGCGACGGGACACCGGATGGAACGACCATGGTGAAGGATATCAATCCCGGAATTGGAGAATCCTATCTCGAAGAGCTTACAGGCTGCAATGGGATCCTATATTTTGCGGGATACAACGGCAGCTACGGAGGCATTCTGTTCAAGAGTGACGGGACGGATGAAGGAACGATCATTCTCAAGAACTTTTTTGAGGGTGATCCGCTCGCAAAATGGCCACGTCATCTGACCTGCGTGAACGATGTCCTTTACTTTCAGGCTGGAACCGGTCTCTACGGTATAGAGCTATGGAAATCAGACGGCACACCTGAAGGAACGGACCTGGTCGCCGACATCAATCCGGGAAGCAGTAACTCCTATCCATTCAGCCTGGCAAATGTTAACGGTACTCTCTATTTTTCAGCCCAAGATCCCCTTTATGACGGAGAATTGCGGAGAAGTGATGGATCAGCGGAAAACACGGTGAGGCTTGGTGACATTTGTGAGGGTGGATGTTCGTCGGATGGTGAATGGATCACACCGATTGGGAACAGGTTCCTTTTCAGTGCATATAAACCCGATACCGGCGTGGAGCTGTGGGCTTATATCTGGGATGCGGATTCGGATCTAATTGCAGATCATAAGGATAACTGTCCCGAGATCGCCAATCCGGGCCAGGAGGATAATGACCTGGACGGTTTGGGTGATCTCTGCGATCCGGATGATGACAATGACAGCGTTCCTGACGAATCCGATTGTGCCCCCTTTAATATCCATGCCTGGTATCTTCCTTCTGAAGATATCTCTAATTTTAAAATCGATAAATCTACAGAAGATAATTTTGTCTGGACCGTGCCAGATTCAACAACATGGGGTTCTGAACCTGCCTCGACATTTATTGATATTCTGGGAAGTCTGAGCCCGTCCGATTTTTCTTCGGCAGACATACTGCAGCTGAATTTACCTGTTACGACAACGTCGGCTACGATTGAAGCAGGGGATGAAGACCCGTATTTTTATCTCGTTCGAATAAGAAACAAATGCGGCTCTTTTATTCCCTAG
- a CDS encoding ferritin family protein: MTDIAHMLRLAMQSERDGYNHYANAALRTEDPKAKEVFQGLANDELLHHKALDEILKEYTQQGSLPNIPPLEGKASVDVDNFSPIFSPEFKQRIQDKHFEISALSIAMTLEQGAISFYTDLAGKTDNSTFRAFFTKLADWEKTHLEALSRQMGYLRESYWAESRFEPF; this comes from the coding sequence ATGACCGATATCGCCCACATGCTCCGACTCGCCATGCAATCCGAGCGCGACGGATATAACCATTACGCCAATGCCGCCCTGCGCACGGAAGACCCGAAGGCAAAGGAGGTCTTTCAGGGCCTGGCCAATGATGAGCTCCTTCATCACAAGGCCCTGGACGAGATTCTGAAGGAATACACCCAGCAGGGCTCCCTGCCCAACATCCCGCCCCTGGAAGGAAAGGCCTCCGTGGATGTAGACAATTTCAGCCCCATCTTTTCGCCGGAGTTTAAACAACGCATTCAGGACAAGCACTTCGAAATTTCCGCTCTCTCCATCGCCATGACTCTGGAACAGGGTGCGATCAGTTTCTACACCGACCTGGCAGGAAAGACCGATAATTCCACCTTCCGCGCCTTTTTCACCAAACTGGCTGACTGGGAAAAAACCCACCTCGAGGCCCTCTCCCGCCAGATGGGGTATCTCCGGGAAAGCTACTGGGCCGAATCCCGCTTCGAACCCTTCTGA